TGCCGGTGATGTCGTGGGTCTGCACGCCGCCCGTGCCGGTGGCCGTGGAGTAGGCCGTGGACCAGTTCGCGCCGTCCGTGGACAGCTCGACGCGGTACGCCTTCGCGGCGGCGGTCTCCCAGCGCAGGACGACCTGGCTCAGCTGGGCGGCCGCGCCGAGGTCGACCTGTATCCACTGCGGATCGGCGAACTGGCTCGACCAGCGGGTCCCGTTGTTGCCGTCCACGGCCGCGGAGGCGGGGGTGCCGGCGCCCTCGGAGGAGGAGGCGGTGGCGGGC
The genomic region above belongs to Streptomyces sp. NBC_00193 and contains:
- a CDS encoding discoidin domain-containing protein, encoding MPLLSAHPPHPARRVPRPSRLTVASLAAALVAALLALLPSTAATAAPTLLSQGKPATASSSEGAGTPASAAVDGNNGTRWSSQFADPQWIQVDLGAAAQLSQVVLRWETAAAKAYRVELSTDGANWSTAYSTATGTGGVQTHDITG